Part of the Janibacter alkaliphilus genome is shown below.
TCACCGCCACCGGCCAGCTGGCCCGGGTGCTGGTCACCCTGCAGATGGCCTTCAACCTCCTCTTCATCGCCGCGCTGGTCCGCCTCTTCCAGCAGACGCTGGAGGGCCGCCGGTCCCCGCGCCACGAGGACTGACCGGACCGGCGCCATGGCCTACCGCTTCCGGGAGTCGTCCTCGCCGCTGGTGTCGGTGCTGTGGTGGGTCGAGGTCGACCAGGACGCGAGCTACACCGACGCCGCCAACGAGTTCTGGGGTATCGCCTTCAACCGGCGGGCCGGGCGCGAGCAGGTCGGGGCCAGCCTCATCGGCCCAAGCACCACGCCGCGCACCCTGGAGATGCTCGCCGGCGACCTCGGCTGGGGCGTCGAGCTGCCGGCGCACGTCTTCCTGCGGCACGTGCCCAAGCTCTCCCGGCTCGGAGAGATGCGCGAGCTGCCGTGCGACGGCTCCTTCGTCGAGATCGGCGGGGTGCGTCTGCCGGTGCCGCCCTTCGGCGACGAGGCCGCGCTGGAGACGATGGTCCGCCGGCTGCA
Proteins encoded:
- a CDS encoding potassium channel family protein produces the protein MDALYFTMTMVSTVGFGDITATGQLARVLVTLQMAFNLLFIAALVRLFQQTLEGRRSPRHED
- a CDS encoding helix-turn-helix domain-containing protein → MAYRFRESSSPLVSVLWWVEVDQDASYTDAANEFWGIAFNRRAGREQVGASLIGPSTTPRTLEMLAGDLGWGVELPAHVFLRHVPKLSRLGEMRELPCDGSFVEIGGVRLPVPPFGDEAALETMVRRLHQQGVLVADDDLAAALAGEDPAYSQRQLRRRSSSAVGLGQKQLQQLTRARTAYRLLHEGRSLAEAAAEAGYSDQAHMTRSMRAVAGMSPAKILADDEDAFRSRPS